A genome region from Schistocerca americana isolate TAMUIC-IGC-003095 chromosome 1, iqSchAmer2.1, whole genome shotgun sequence includes the following:
- the LOC124596231 gene encoding extensin-like yields MSGPTEHPKQIYVSVPPECPKQRYMSSTPEHPKQVYVSGPPKCPKQRYVSGLPKHPNQRYVSGPPKRSKQSYVSGPPECTKQIYVFGHPECLKQRFKSGPPECPKQRYVSGPPECPIQRYVYGPPERLKRRYVSGPPEHPKQIYVSGSPERLQQRYVSGSPERPRQIYVSSR; encoded by the coding sequence ATGTCCGGCCCTACAGAACACCCGAAACAGATATACGTGTCCGTAcctccagaatgcccgaaacaGAGATACATGTCCAGCACTCCAGAACATCCGAAACAGGTATACGTATCTGGCCCTCCAAAATGCCCAAAACAGAGATACGTGTCCGGCCTTCCAAAACACCCAAACCAGAGATACGTGTCCGGCCCTCCAAAACGCTCAAAACAGAGTTACGTGTCCGGCCCCCCAGAATGCACGAAACAGATATACGTGTTTGGCCATCCAGAATGTCTGAAACAGAGATTCAAGTCCGGccctccagaatgcccgaaacaGAGATACGTGTCCGGCCCTCCAGAATGCCCGATACAGAGATATGTGTACGGGCCTCCAGAACGTCTGAAACGGAGATACGTGTCTGGCCCTCCGGAACACCCGAAACAGATATACGTGTCCGGCTCTCCAGAACGCCTGCAACAGAGATACGTGTCCGGCTCTCCAGAACGCCCAAGACAGATATACGTGTCCAGTCGATGA